The Deltaproteobacteria bacterium IMCC39524 genomic interval CGATATGTGCATCGTGGCTGAAAACAATTGCTCCCACCGTACTCTGGATGGGGATATCCTCTGCGCCCTGATGACAACTTATGCAATCGGCTTTGACACTGAAGGCATTATCGCCATCATGGCAGGCACCGCAGGACTCTCCGCTTTCCATCTTTTTCATGCCGACCTGGGTGCTGTTAGCCTTGGCCCTGAAGGTCTCCGGATGACATTCGTCGCAACCGAACATTTCGGTGTGGACGACATGGCTGAAGACTATCCCACCCACCGTACTCTGTATCGGGATATCTTTCGTGTAGGTAAATTCACCAAGATGGCAGGTGGTGCAATCTTCGCCAACACCAAAAGCGGTGTCACCATCGTGACAGGCACCACACGACTCACCGGCTTCCATACGCTGCATACCCACCTGGTTGCTATTGGCTTTGGCGACAAAAATATCCGGGTGACATTCTGCACAACCTAACATTTCGGTGTGAATTGTATGGCTGAAGGGAACAGCGTTGACATCTTTGGCCTGTATGGCCATATCAGCAGCATTGCTGTGACAGGTCACACAGTCGCCGCTGACGCTGAAGGCGCTATCGCCGTCATGGCAGGCCCCGCAGGACTCTCCGTCTTCCATCTTCTTCATGCCGACCTGGTTACTGTTAGCCTTGGCTTTGAAGATATCCGAATGGCACTCATCGCAGCCGAAGGCATCGGTGTGCACATCATGACTGAAGAGGATTTCGCCGACCGGGCTCTGCATGGCGATCGCCCCGGCACTCGTATGACAATTACTGCAGTCACTTTTGACGCTAAAGGCACTGTCTCCGTCATGGCAGGCGCCACACGACTCGCCCTCTTCCATTTTTTTCATACCAACCCGGTTACTGTTGCGTTCTGGCACAAACAGGTCGGAGTGACATTCATCGCAGCCAAACATGTCGGCGTGAACGTCGTGACTGAACATGACTTTCTCGGCAATACCGTAGTTAATTTCCACATCACCGGCGTGGCAGGTGGTACAGTCTTCACCAACGCCGAAAGCTTTGGTGTCATTATGACAAAAACCGCAGGATTTACCGCTTTCCATCTCCGCCATGGTGAAAGCAGGATTCTTCTTGGTGACAATGTGAAAGGCTTCATTGTGACAGGTCGGGCAATTCTTGCCGATAGACTCCATCTCCATATGGGCAAAGTGGCTAAACTCTACCTTGCCTACAGAGTCAGTTTGCAGGTAGACTTTATCTTTGATCCAACGACCGTACAAAACGGAAGGGAGAGCCACCATCATAAGAACTGCGAGTATCATCCAACGCCGTGTCATAAATCTTCCTCCATCAGCAAGTTTGGGCAACATTATACTGATTTTACCTGTCCGACCAACCTTTTAATTTAACATCACCAAACGGCAAACGTCTGCATAACGTCGTGGTTTAAAAAGCAACTTTCATGCCACAGAAGAGGCCTATTGCAGAGTTTCACACTTAAAGTTAAAGAAACGAATGATTTCGCAGAAAGCTGCAGAGGACAAATCCCAACTTTCTGATTTTAAAGAGAGAAAAAATGGACCATCGCAGTACAGAGAACCTTTTTGCAGTCGTTTCACCCGGACTCGAAGCCGTTTGTGCAGACGAAATGACCGCCCTTGGCCTGCCTCCTCAAGAAGTCATTGCTGGCGGAGTCGTTTTTTCCGGAAAATTACGCGATGTCTACCTGGCCAACCTTTGGCTCAGAACCGCCAGCCGAATTCTGGTTCGCTTCGCCGAGTTTAAAAGTCGCGATTTTCCTGATCTTTATCATCGGGCGCATCGCCTTCCATGGGGTCGCTTCATTAAACCGGAGACGTCCATTGCCTTTCGCGTCACCTGTCATACCTCGCGACTTAACCACACCGTGCGAATTGCTGAGACACTTGAATCAGCAGCCAACCAGGCGTTGGGACGCTCGACAAACCCTGTCGGCAAAGACCCGCAAATGGTGATGGTCAGGGTTGTCGATGACAAGGTCACAATCTCGATCGACAGCTCCGGTGAGCTTTTGCATCGTCGGGGTTATCGTCAATCCGTAACAGCCGCGCCATTGCGAGAAACTTTGGCGGCCGGGATTCTGATGTTGCTGGGCTGGCAAGGGACTTCGCCATTGACAGACCCGATGTGCGGTTCCGGCAGTTTTCTTTTGGAAGGGGCCCTCCTCGCACAGAATCATGCGCCGGGGCTGAATCGCTCTTTTGCCTTTATGAATTGGCCCGGCTTCCGCGAAGGCTTATGGACCCTCCTTTCTGGTGAGGCGAAACGAGCCACCAAGAAAGTGCCCCTGACCATCAGTGGCAGAGATGAAAGCATCAGGGCTGTCACCGCAGCAAAAGATAATTGCCAAAGAAACGGCTTTGCCGAGCAGATCAAGATTGAGCAGTGTGCCCTTGCCGAGCAAGCAGTCCTTGAAGGACCGGGCCTGGTCATCTGCAATCCTCCCTACGGCAAACGCCTCGACCTTGGAGAAAACCCCGAGGGCTACTACAGCGAGCTCGGTCAGCAGTTGCAAAGGGCTTACCCAGGCCGACAGATTGCAATGGTCTGTCCAAGCCAGGCGCTCATCAAAGCAACCGGGCTACCTCTCAAACAAATTGCCAGCCTGGACAACGGCGGGCTTAAGGTCGGACTCTTTGCAACCGAACCAGGCCAATAACGACTCGCAAAAGTTTGCATGTTCTTGCTTGCACTCGATTAAAAAGTCAGTTATAGTCCGCATTCTTCTTCCTCCGGGGAGAATAATTGTCTAAGAAAGCGAGGTGATTGCAGGTGGAGATCCATGTCGTCGACAACAATGTCGAGAAAGCCATACGGGTTCTCAAGCGCAAATTGCAACAAGAAGGCCTTTTCCGTGAAATGAAGCAGCGCAAGTTCTACGAAAAGCCTAGCGTTAAGCGTAAGCGCAAAGAGAAAGAAGCCCAACGACGCCTGCGTAAGAAAATGCGCATGATGCGCAAAGACTAATCATCGCGTTTCGTTGATTATAGAAAAGGCCGAACCCCATAAAGGGTTCGGCTTTTTTTTGTTCTGGCTTGAGCATTATTTAGGGGGAGGTGTTTGTCTTTTTGCTGCTTAAAAGCAATTCCGAGAGGCCCCCTAAAACGGGCCGGATTCCATCCTCTTCAGACCATAGAAGCCACTGAAACCAGGCGAAAGAATATGCCCTCCGCCAGGAGAAGGCACTTTTGCATACTTTTGCTGCCGGGCAAAAGTATGGCGTTTGGCGGTACGCGAACCGCCGGTTCAGACTTATTTCTTAACATAACAATCTAAAGCCCCATTATGAACCGGGACAGTCCCCATAACAGGAGAGGAAAGGTCAAAAGCTAAAGGACCTCGGGAAACACAACCTTCTCAGCAACACCCTCCGGACCCAACCCACCTTCCTCTAAGCACTCAAGAAAATCAGCCCGAGAGATCTGGCAGGCACCCATGCTGAAAAGATGGGGATTTGGAACCTGGCAATCGAGCAGAACAAAGCCTTCTTGCGCCAGGTAACGTGCCAACTGTGCCAGAACCACCTTGGAAGCATTGTTCTGGGTGTGAAACATCGACTCGCCAAAGAAAAACTTGCCGAGAGCCACTCCGTACAGGCCGCCGACCAGTTCATCAGCACACCATGCCTCTATGGAATGGGCAAAGCCGAACTCGTGCAAGCGTTGGTAAGCAGCCTGCATATCCTTAATCAACCAGGTCTCCTCACCAACCTCGAGCCGCACGTCTGCGCAGGCGGCGATCACACGTGAGAAAGCACGATTGCAGGTCAGCTGAAAATGACCTTGCCTGATGACCCTCTCGAGTCGACGGGAGATGTAGACATGGCGAGGTATCAGTACGCAACGCGGGTCAGGCGACCACCACAAAACCGGTTCATTTTCACCGTACCAGGGAAAGATGCCGAGCTGGTAAGAGAGAACCAGCCTTTCCGGGGTGAGATCACCACCAACAGCCAGGAGACCTTCCCGGGTCGCCCTCTTCGGATCGGGGAAAATCAATTCATTGGAGAGTCGGTAGACAGGCATCAGAAGAGAGGGACGCGGGACGCGGAACGAGGGACGAGAGAATCAAAAGCATAGGATTTCATGGTGTTCGCGTTCCCCGTACCACCTTCCGCGTCCCGAATGTCAGCTATAGCTGAAATTAAGTTTACCCGCTTTACAGGAGATACGGACCTTACCTCCACCGGCCAAGCGACCGAAGAGGATTTCATCCGCCAACACATTACCGATTTCACTCTCGATCAGACGTCCGAGCGGTCGCGCCCCGAAGACCGGGTCGTAGCCACGCTGCGCCAGATCTCGCCGTGCACCGTCGGTCAGACGCAGGGTCACTTTGCGCTCCTGCAGCGAAGCCTGCAATTGACGAATAAACTTATCGACAACGCGGGCCATCACGTCTTCGTCGAGGGAACGGAAGGAGATAATCGCATCCAGACGGTTACGGAACTCTGGCGAGAAGGTTTTCTCTACCGCCTGACGCGCCTCACCAGGGAGACGATCACCAAAACCGATCGGCGCACTGCTCATCTCCCGGGCACCGACGTTGCTGGTCATAATCAGGATCACGTTATGGAAATTGGCCTGGCGACCGTTGTTGTCCGTCAACGCGCCATGATCCATTACCTGCAAGAGGATATTGTAGATGTCCTCATGGGCCTTTTCGATCTCATCGAGCAGCAACACGGCATGCGGATTGCGAATCACGGCATCGGTCAGCAAACCGCCCTGTTCAAAGCCGACATAACCCGGAGGTGAACCGATCAGACGAGACACGGCATGCTTCTCCATGTACTCGCTCATATCGAAGCGCAGAAACTCTATGCCCATCTGCGCCGCGAGTTGTCTGGCCACTTCGGTTTTCCCGACACCGGTCGGCCCGGTAAAGAGGAATGAGCCGGTCGGCTTCTCGGGTTGGCCGAGACCGGCACGGGCACGACGAATCGCCTGGCAGATCTGGGTAATGGCCGCATCCTGGCCAAACACCTGGCGTTTGACAGAGCGGTCGAGATCCTTCAGTTTACGTCGATCCGTCTGGGCCAGTTTGCGTGCCGGGATACGAGCCATTCCGGCGATCACGGCCTCGATATCGGGAACGCCGATCCTTGCCCGCTTGCGAGGATAGATCCGCAACCGGGCCCCGGCCTCGTCAATCACATCGATCGCCTTATCCGGCAGGCGACGGAAGTTAACGTGTCTTGCAGAAAGATTGGCTGCCGCTTCAAGGGCCGCCGTTGTATATTTCACTCCGTGGTGTTCTTCGTAGGCATTTTTGAGGCCTTGCAGAATCTCAACGGTTTCTTCGACAGTCGGCTCCAGCACGTCGATCTTCTGGAAACGCCGAGACAAAGCCCGATCTTTCTCAAAGAGGTTCTTGTATTCCTCGTAAGTGGTGGACCCGATGCAGCGGAGTTCGCCTGAGCCCAGCCCCGGCTTGAGGATATTGGCAGCATCCAGCGAACCACCGCTGGTCGCACCGGCGCCGACGATCGTATGAATCTCATCAACCACCAGAATCGCCCGCGGCCTTTTAGACAAGGCTTTCACCACCGCTTTGAGTCGCTCTTCAAAATCTCCACGGTACTTGGTTCCCGCCAGCAGAGCACCCATATCGAGCGCAAAGAGTTCAGCATCATGCAAGAGCTCCGGGACATCCTGCTCGAGAATCCGCAGTGCCAGACCCTCGGCGATGGCGGTCTTTCCAACTCCGGGTTCACCGACCAGAACCGGGTTGTTCTTGCGACGACGGCAAAGGATCTGCACCGTACGCTCCAACTCCGCGGCCCTGCCAACCAGGGGGTCTATCTTACCCTTGGCGGCCCGTTCAAGCAGGTTGACCGTAAAAGCTTCCAGCGGGTCAACCTTTTTGGCCGGTTTGCCCTCTTGTGATTTGCGTGGTTGTTCTTCAGACTCGCGTTGCTCAGGCTCGACGTCTTGCAGTGGAACCTTGCTGATGCCATGAGAAACGTAATTCAGGATATCGAGCCGGGATAAGCCTTCAGCCTTGAGAATCTGTGCAGCCAAACAATCTTCCTGCTCCAAGAGCGCCGCCAGGATATCACCAACACCGATCTCATCGCCGCCGGACGCCTGCATATGGGACACTGTCCGCTGCAAAACATTCTGTAAGCCGATCGTTTGCTCGGGCATCTCTTCGTCAAGGTGCTCCAGCGATTCAAGATGCTGTTCGAAATAAAGCTCCAGGTCCGTGCGCAGCAGATCAACATCGCCACCACAGGCCTGCAGGATTTCCTGGCCATGCTCGTCAAAAAGCATGGCATAGAGAACATGCTCAGTCGTCAAGAACTCATGGCGACGACGCTGAGCCTCGCGAACTGCAAGGGAAAAGGTTATTTGAACATCTTGATTAAACATCTATTTCAGTAACTCCACCCAGGTAAAGACAACCCTGGTTTGCGGTTAACGTTTCCTTTATTACATTCTAGCAGAAATTAAGCTTGCTCCAGAGAACACCGCAAAGGAAAACCTTCCCTGCGAGCCATATCATGCACCTTGCTCACCTTGGTTTCAGCAACTTCGAAAGGGTAAACTCCGCACATACCCGCCCCCTTAAAATGGATATGCAACATGATCCTATTCGCCTCGGTTGGCGATTTGTGAAACACAGCAATCAAGGCCTCGACCACGAACTCCATGGTCGTGTAATCATCGTTGTGCATCAGAACAGTAAACAACGGCGGCCGTTTGATACTGGCACGACTTTTATCCTCTGATCGGGTCTGATTTTCAGCAGTCGGCTTTGCCATCTTTTCACCTGCATCCATTCAACACACTACAAATCGAAAAGCTGTCGACTGGCCCTGGCAACAACTCCACAAGACCAGACCCATTAAAAGAATTCTATAGTAGCACAAGCAATCGGGGGCTGTCATCGCCACCCGCAAGCCGACTTGACTTAAACGGAAACATATATAAAATGAGATGGTAAATACTTTGCGGACTGATCCCACTCTTCAGCCCGATACCATGTTGCTTGCAGGCAATTCAAGTCATTATTGAGGGCCCTTTATGCCCAAACCTGAACTGAGAAAAAAACCACTCTTGTTTTTGTATTGCTGTTTCTTCGCCGGAGCGCTCATCGTTGCTTCGGTCACAGCCCTGGAACGCAGCTTTCACGATCTACCGATAGAGCTTGGCCAGCTATGGTTGCCGATTATCTTCGGAGGGCTCATCGGCGTCCTCTTCGGTCGTTCTGACATCCGCATGCGTGTCATGAGCCATCGCCTCGAAAACAGCGAAAAGCGCTTTTTTCAATTCTACCAGAAGACTCCGGCCATGCTTCATTCCATGGACAGAGAAGGCCGTCTCCTCTACGTCAGCCAATCATGGCTTGACGCTCTCGGCTACGAACGCGAAGACGTCATCGGTAAAGATTTCTTCGAACTTGTCGTCGATGACACTATTGACAAACTTCGCACAGAACATTTTAACCGGCTGAAGACCCTTGGCGAGATCCGGGACAGAAACTACCTCTTGCGCCAGAAAGACGGATCAAGCATTGCAGTCGCCATCTCCGAGGTGGCTCAACGGGATGCCGACGGTCAACTGACTGAAAGCCTGGCGGTCCTCAATGATCTGACCAATCATCGCGCTGCTGAGGAACGCATTGAAAAACTGGCCTACTATGACACCCTGACCGGCCTGCCCAACCGTGCCCTTATGAACGATCGCATTCTGCAATCAGTGGCCCTGGCACGACGTGACAATCGCCAGGTCGGCGTCTTCTTCTTCGATCTTGACCGTTTCAAACTGATCAACGACACCCAGGGTCACGCCGTCGGTGACATGGTGTTGCGGTCTGTCGCACAGCGCCTGAAAAAATTTATTCGCGAAGGTGACACCTTTGCCCGACTCGGCGGAGATGAATTCGTTATCATTCAAGCCGACCCGAATCATGACCCCAACTTCACCACCATGGGGCGACGTATTCTGGAAACTCTGGGACTGCCCTTCCAAATCGACAGCCGGGAGTTTTTCACGACGGCCAGCATCGGTGTCGCAATCTACCCGGTTGACGGCGATGATCCGCAAACGCTGCTGAAAAGCGCTGACACCGCCATGTATGTGGCCAAAAGTCGTGGCCGTAACAACATCCAGTTTTTTTCAGATGACATGAACGCAGCCGCGGTCGCCAAAACCAATCTTGAGAGTCGCCTGCGTCAGGCGCTGAGCAGCGGTGAATTACAGCAGCACTACCAACCTCAGATTGATCTAGCCACAGGCAAGGTGAGCGGCGTCGAGGCCCTCCTGCGCTGGTACGATCTGGAAGGCAACCTGATCCCCCCCGGAAAGATCATCAGTGTTGCAGAAGAAAGCGGGCTGATTTTCCCCCTGGGAGAATGGGTATTGCGCACGGCCTGTGCTCAGTCCAGGACCTGGCAGGAGGCCGGCCTGCCACCACTGCGCATGGCTGTGAACCTCTCAGGATATCACATCCGTCAAGCAAACTTCATTGATCACATCGAAGAGATTCTGAAGGACACCGGCATCGCATTCAACGCTCTCGAGATAGAGATGACCGAGAACTCGGTTATGGGCCATGTCAACGACAGCATCATGGCCCTGACAGACCTTAAAATTCGAGGCATCAGCCTTGCGATTGACGACTTTGGTACAGGTTACTCGTCACTCCTGTATCTCAAACACTTCCCGATTCACCGTATCAAAATTGCCCAGGAATTTGTTCGCGACATTATTCACAACCCTGATTACGCGGCGATTGCTGAGGCCATTTTACTGATGGCGAACAGCCTGAACATATCGGTGACGGCCGTCGGAGTTGAAGACCCCAAACAGTTGGAGTTCTTGCGTGAAAGAAGCTGTGATGAGGTTCAAGGCAAGCTGTTCGGTTCTGCCATGAATGCGGAAGAGATGACTGCCTTCCTGAAAGAGGCAAACCTTTTACCCAAAACCTTCGGCAGGAAGACAGGATTCGACAAGATAAAAACAGAGGGCTCCAAGAGAATCCACTAGTCGATCGGAACCATCCCGCCCGAACGAAAGGTTTCCACCAGACCCGGCTCGGCAAGCAGAGCCAGAACGGCAGCGCTTAATCGCCTGGGCCGATGATCGAGCCCCAGCTCCTCCAGTGCACCGCCCAATTCCGTATAAACCGTATCGATCAATTGTTTCTGGAAGAGATTCATTTCCACGCACGGCGCACCATCCAGGGGTGCCATGGCGACGGCATCATGACAAACTTCAGGGTCTGTAGAGGTGATTGAACGGCACAAGAGTGGCCGCACGGAGTGAATCATACAACCCCCTTTCGCATCCAGGAAGGCACAGGGGACACGTACAAAAAGACGTTCTTCATCATCCAGCCAGCGCGTTCGAGTGAGGAGGTCCTTTAACCGGGCACGCAGGCTGTCGAGCTGTTGGTCTGAGAAACGCCGCCTTAAAAACCAAGCGATCGTGATTGCTTCAGGGAAGAGAACAGTAACATTCAACACACAGCAGGCCCCACACCCAGGGCCGCAGGCGACCTGTGCCCTTTCTGCTGAGTCACCGAAGCGGGTCAGGTCTCTCTCCGTAGCCACGGCCAGCAAATGCATCCGCCCGGAGATTTCTGCAGACCCGCCACCGGAGCACAGCAACGCTTTGGAAACCTTGCGGACCTGCATTGCGTAACCAGAAAAATCAAACGATTCCTGCATGCCGTCTCCCTGGGACAACGAAAGAGCACATCATTGCAGTGAAGAGTTGTTAATATACCCTATAATCACAAGACTGTCACATTTCGAGGCTCCACCGGGAGATTGCCCCGGGAGAGTAATGACAGCATCAGAAAAATGTATTAGGATGGCGATGTTTGCCGAGATGCTCTTTCAACCCCTTATGCAGAGGCAGTCTAAACTCGCGGATATGGAGAGATTATCATGTGGCGTATTGCACTATTGGTTCTGCTTGCCCTGGCAGTCAGTCTGCCTACTTATGCCAAATCCAGCAAGCACAACAAAACAGAGAGACTCAACAAACAACAGCAGGCGGAGAGAAGTCGTGAAGAAGTCTTCAGCCCTGCCGAGCGCAATATGATTCGTGCTCAGTTGCAGCAGGAAGAACGTAAAAAGAAGCAGAAAAAACATAAAAACCTTCCCCCCGGGCTACAGAAGAAGGTCGCTCGCGGCAAAGAACTACCACCCGGCTGGCAGAAGAAGGTTGCTCCAGGAGATAGCCTTGATTACCAGGTTTATCGTCAAGGACTAAGCCTCCCGGAAGAAATCTTGCGGCGACTGCCACAGCAACCGACCGGCTCAGAAATTATTCAGGTAGACGATAGAATTATCCGCCTCAACTCCGCAACCCGGACCATTCTCGACGTCTTCAACCTGAACCCGACTCCCTAACTAAGGACGCGGCAAAATGCAAGAGAGCACCCACACGCCATTGATCGGCTACCTGCTTTGGCTTTTCGGTTTCACCGGAGCACACCGTTTCTACTACGGCCGACCCATCTCCGGAACAATCTACTTCTTTACACTGGGCCTCTTCCTCATCGGTTGGCTGGTTGATCTTCTGCTTATCCCGGGCATGGACAAGGAGGCAGACCAGCGCTTTTCCTCGGGTCCCGTCGACTACAATACCGCGTGGATTCTGCTGACATTCCTCGGACTGTTCGGTGTGCATCGAATGTATATGGGCAAATGGCTGACCGGCATCCTCTATCTGGCGACCGGAGGTTTGTTTGGCGTAGGTTATATTTACGATTACTGGACACTCAACGATCAACTCTCTGAACTTAACGCATAATTCTTCTAGATCACGGAGCAAAACATGATTACCCATCTTGTACTTTTCAAGTTCAAACCGGAAACGACCGAAGCAGAGATTCAACAGCTGGCTGAAGGGCTGGGAGGGCTGCCGCAAAAGATCGAAGAGATTCGCGAGTTCCGGTTCGGCACAGACGTCATCCACTCTGAACGCTCCTACGATTTTGGCCTGGTCTCCAGCTTTGACGATCTTGACGCTCTGCAACGTTACCAGGTACATCCTGAGCATCAAAAAGTCGTCGCCCATGTCAAAGCGATCACCTCGGGCGTCGTTGCTGTCGACTTCGAAGGTTAAGTAAAAACTTTGATCGCAAAGTCACAGGGAAACAACGAAGGCGTCATCAAGTTTCACCTTGATTTCCGTGCAGGCCCCGCGCCAGAAGAGAGTCTTCTTCTGGAGTTAAATGCCTGGCGCACCAGGTTCCTTGAGCTTGGGCTAATCGGTCAAGATCCTGACCGTTACGAGGGCTACGGTTTCGGCAATCTCAGCCGCCGCCTGCCGGGCCAGAGGGGGAATGCCTTTTTAATCAGCGGCACCCAGACCGGCCACCTGGACGCGTTACAGGCGAACCATTACGCCACAGTCCTGCAATGCAACCCCGCGAAAAACCAGCTGCAGGCCACAGGGCAGATCAAACCGTCATCCGAAGCCCTCTCTCACGGCATTCTTTATCAGGTCAGCCCGAACATCCACTGGGTCATGCATCTGCACAGCCCGGACATTTTCAACAATTGCAGAAGCCTGGGCCTTCCGCGCACCGACCCTTCTGCCGCCTATGGCACACCGGAAATGGCCTCTGCAATCGAAGCCCTGGCTAAAGAGCGGCAAGACTGCCATTCCTCTCTCCTGGTCATGGGAGGGCATCAAGACGGTATTCTGGCCTACGGTGGTGTTGCAGAAGCAACCGGCGCTCTTGTCATAAGGACCCTGAACAGAGCATTACAGGAAGCACCTTAACAAACGCTGCAAGCGATACGGGCGCAGCAATCATCTTGAGGTTGTTTTTCTGAAAACACTTTAAGTGTAGTGAATTATCCTGTCACACTCCTCTTGCAGGCTTATCCACAGACTGTTATCTTTGCTTGTCGAACTCAACCGGCCCTGGAGAAATCACAGAACCTGAGGCCACTGATGCGGGTTCAACCTCTTTTTCGGAGTTCATCATGACCGCTGCACCAGAACTACCCTGGCTTTTCGCCGCTCTGACCGTGGGCTTTTTCTTCGGACTCCTGCCAGCCATCATGCTGATAAAAACACGCAGCGAAGCAGCGAGAATGTCAGGACGACAGGAACTCTCTACAGAATTGGCAATTTTAGAGGAACGCCTGGCCGGACGTGAGGAGCAGCTGCGTCAGCAGGTGGTCGAGTTAGCCGAGCAGCAAAATCAGGCGGCAAAGCTACAGGAAGAGAAGACCCTGCTGGAAAGGGAGAAAGTGCGCCTCGACACAGAGCTCAAGGAGGAGATTCGTCGGTCTGATGAGAGTCTCAAAGTCCTGAATGACACCAGGCAAGAGATGCAGGTTCAATTTGAGAATCTGGCCAACCAGATTTTTGCCGAAAAAACAAAGACCTTTGCCGACCAGAGCAAAGCCAACCTGGCTACAATCCTGACACCTTTCAAAGAGAAGATTGCCGAATTCGAGAAAAAAGTCACCGACGTTTACACCACCGAAGGTAAAGAGCGCCACTCGCTGATCAAAGAGGTACAACGCCTTCAGGAGCTGAATCAGAAGATTGGTGAAGACGCCGAGAATCTTACCAAAGCGCTCAAGGGTGACACCAAGACGCAGGGCACCTGGGGTGAGATTATCCTGGAACGCATCCTCGAGGAATCCGGCCTGCGCAAAGGTCTCGAATATGACACACAAGGCGGCTTCAGAGATGGCGAAGGCAAACTACTGAAACCCGATGTCATTGTCCATCTTCCGGAAGAGAAGGACATCATCATCGACTCAAAGGTTTCCCTGGTTGCCTATGAGAAATATATGCGTGCGGTAACAGATGAGGACCGCGAGCGGGCGGTCAAAGAACACCTGATTTCTATCAATGGCCACCTGAAAGGCCTGGAGTCTAAGAAGTACGATGAGCTGCCGGGCGTCAAGAGCCTGGACTTTGTCCTCATGTTCGTGCCGATCGAAGGCGCCTTCATGCTGGCGATCGACAAAGACAGTGAAAT includes:
- a CDS encoding class I SAM-dependent RNA methyltransferase, producing the protein MDHRSTENLFAVVSPGLEAVCADEMTALGLPPQEVIAGGVVFSGKLRDVYLANLWLRTASRILVRFAEFKSRDFPDLYHRAHRLPWGRFIKPETSIAFRVTCHTSRLNHTVRIAETLESAANQALGRSTNPVGKDPQMVMVRVVDDKVTISIDSSGELLHRRGYRQSVTAAPLRETLAAGILMLLGWQGTSPLTDPMCGSGSFLLEGALLAQNHAPGLNRSFAFMNWPGFREGLWTLLSGEAKRATKKVPLTISGRDESIRAVTAAKDNCQRNGFAEQIKIEQCALAEQAVLEGPGLVICNPPYGKRLDLGENPEGYYSELGQQLQRAYPGRQIAMVCPSQALIKATGLPLKQIASLDNGGLKVGLFATEPGQ
- the rpsU gene encoding 30S ribosomal protein S21; this translates as MEIHVVDNNVEKAIRVLKRKLQQEGLFREMKQRKFYEKPSVKRKRKEKEAQRRLRKKMRMMRKD
- the aat gene encoding leucyl/phenylalanyl-tRNA--protein transferase; this translates as MPVYRLSNELIFPDPKRATREGLLAVGGDLTPERLVLSYQLGIFPWYGENEPVLWWSPDPRCVLIPRHVYISRRLERVIRQGHFQLTCNRAFSRVIAACADVRLEVGEETWLIKDMQAAYQRLHEFGFAHSIEAWCADELVGGLYGVALGKFFFGESMFHTQNNASKVVLAQLARYLAQEGFVLLDCQVPNPHLFSMGACQISRADFLECLEEGGLGPEGVAEKVVFPEVL
- the clpA gene encoding ATP-dependent Clp protease ATP-binding subunit ClpA produces the protein MFNQDVQITFSLAVREAQRRRHEFLTTEHVLYAMLFDEHGQEILQACGGDVDLLRTDLELYFEQHLESLEHLDEEMPEQTIGLQNVLQRTVSHMQASGGDEIGVGDILAALLEQEDCLAAQILKAEGLSRLDILNYVSHGISKVPLQDVEPEQRESEEQPRKSQEGKPAKKVDPLEAFTVNLLERAAKGKIDPLVGRAAELERTVQILCRRRKNNPVLVGEPGVGKTAIAEGLALRILEQDVPELLHDAELFALDMGALLAGTKYRGDFEERLKAVVKALSKRPRAILVVDEIHTIVGAGATSGGSLDAANILKPGLGSGELRCIGSTTYEEYKNLFEKDRALSRRFQKIDVLEPTVEETVEILQGLKNAYEEHHGVKYTTAALEAAANLSARHVNFRRLPDKAIDVIDEAGARLRIYPRKRARIGVPDIEAVIAGMARIPARKLAQTDRRKLKDLDRSVKRQVFGQDAAITQICQAIRRARAGLGQPEKPTGSFLFTGPTGVGKTEVARQLAAQMGIEFLRFDMSEYMEKHAVSRLIGSPPGYVGFEQGGLLTDAVIRNPHAVLLLDEIEKAHEDIYNILLQVMDHGALTDNNGRQANFHNVILIMTSNVGAREMSSAPIGFGDRLPGEARQAVEKTFSPEFRNRLDAIISFRSLDEDVMARVVDKFIRQLQASLQERKVTLRLTDGARRDLAQRGYDPVFGARPLGRLIESEIGNVLADEILFGRLAGGGKVRISCKAGKLNFSYS
- a CDS encoding ATP-dependent Clp protease adaptor ClpS, with the translated sequence MAKPTAENQTRSEDKSRASIKRPPLFTVLMHNDDYTTMEFVVEALIAVFHKSPTEANRIMLHIHFKGAGMCGVYPFEVAETKVSKVHDMARREGFPLRCSLEQA
- a CDS encoding EAL domain-containing protein, yielding MPKPELRKKPLLFLYCCFFAGALIVASVTALERSFHDLPIELGQLWLPIIFGGLIGVLFGRSDIRMRVMSHRLENSEKRFFQFYQKTPAMLHSMDREGRLLYVSQSWLDALGYEREDVIGKDFFELVVDDTIDKLRTEHFNRLKTLGEIRDRNYLLRQKDGSSIAVAISEVAQRDADGQLTESLAVLNDLTNHRAAEERIEKLAYYDTLTGLPNRALMNDRILQSVALARRDNRQVGVFFFDLDRFKLINDTQGHAVGDMVLRSVAQRLKKFIREGDTFARLGGDEFVIIQADPNHDPNFTTMGRRILETLGLPFQIDSREFFTTASIGVAIYPVDGDDPQTLLKSADTAMYVAKSRGRNNIQFFSDDMNAAAVAKTNLESRLRQALSSGELQQHYQPQIDLATGKVSGVEALLRWYDLEGNLIPPGKIISVAEESGLIFPLGEWVLRTACAQSRTWQEAGLPPLRMAVNLSGYHIRQANFIDHIEEILKDTGIAFNALEIEMTENSVMGHVNDSIMALTDLKIRGISLAIDDFGTGYSSLLYLKHFPIHRIKIAQEFVRDIIHNPDYAAIAEAILLMANSLNISVTAVGVEDPKQLEFLRERSCDEVQGKLFGSAMNAEEMTAFLKEANLLPKTFGRKTGFDKIKTEGSKRIH
- a CDS encoding YkgJ family cysteine cluster protein, with amino-acid sequence MQESFDFSGYAMQVRKVSKALLCSGGGSAEISGRMHLLAVATERDLTRFGDSAERAQVACGPGCGACCVLNVTVLFPEAITIAWFLRRRFSDQQLDSLRARLKDLLTRTRWLDDEERLFVRVPCAFLDAKGGCMIHSVRPLLCRSITSTDPEVCHDAVAMAPLDGAPCVEMNLFQKQLIDTVYTELGGALEELGLDHRPRRLSAAVLALLAEPGLVETFRSGGMVPID
- a CDS encoding NINE protein, which encodes MQESTHTPLIGYLLWLFGFTGAHRFYYGRPISGTIYFFTLGLFLIGWLVDLLLIPGMDKEADQRFSSGPVDYNTAWILLTFLGLFGVHRMYMGKWLTGILYLATGGLFGVGYIYDYWTLNDQLSELNA